Proteins encoded by one window of Deinococcus seoulensis:
- a CDS encoding transposase — MLPLLLLFLGLPAHQTRFFAHLIPLWQAIPGRVNARNFSRYSEWDERTFRRWMHKTLPWGELHWGLVRLLIRWGVLGSRFILAIDASFIPKSGKNTEGLGAFWNGSQSRSETGLELSCLALISLTGQHAFPLDIRQTRPKQDRADRLEQYLEQLKDVFSQRRTWLSGHLRAVVADGQYAKKMFMDAVHAEKIAFVTKLQSNANLLYPFTGEHPTRRGARRKWGGKVDFKDWSGWQSVPGDAQERVWTRVVWAPHFDRFLRVVVIERLDRKGQVKAHVVLCSTDTTMPAQEIRALYSARFQLEFVFRDAKQFAGLTTCQLRSTTGLENHWNAACFALSLGRAEQLLERSARTGRPAGVVPFSYEDVKRRAYNRLFASRIMANLGLSRRFAELEEHPSRPLDLGVKAA; from the coding sequence ATGTTACCCCTACTGCTGCTCTTCCTGGGATTGCCTGCCCATCAAACCCGCTTCTTCGCTCACCTCATTCCCCTCTGGCAAGCCATACCAGGTCGGGTCAACGCCAGGAACTTCAGCCGCTATAGCGAGTGGGATGAACGCACCTTCCGTCGATGGATGCACAAGACGCTGCCCTGGGGTGAACTGCACTGGGGACTGGTGCGACTCCTGATTCGCTGGGGGGTCCTCGGTTCACGCTTCATCCTGGCCATCGACGCCAGTTTCATTCCCAAGTCAGGCAAGAACACCGAAGGGCTCGGGGCATTCTGGAACGGCTCACAGAGCCGTTCCGAGACCGGACTGGAGTTGTCCTGCCTGGCCCTGATCAGCCTCACCGGACAGCATGCCTTCCCGCTGGACATCCGCCAGACCCGGCCCAAACAGGACCGGGCGGATCGCCTCGAACAGTATCTGGAGCAACTGAAAGACGTCTTCAGCCAGCGACGCACTTGGCTGTCCGGTCATCTGCGCGCGGTGGTTGCCGACGGTCAGTACGCCAAGAAGATGTTCATGGACGCCGTCCATGCCGAAAAGATTGCCTTCGTCACCAAGCTCCAGTCGAATGCCAATCTGCTCTACCCGTTTACGGGCGAGCATCCCACACGCCGGGGTGCCCGGCGGAAGTGGGGTGGCAAGGTCGATTTCAAAGACTGGAGCGGGTGGCAGAGCGTCCCGGGTGACGCTCAGGAGCGGGTGTGGACGCGGGTGGTGTGGGCGCCGCACTTCGACCGCTTTCTGCGGGTGGTGGTGATCGAGCGTCTGGACCGGAAGGGTCAGGTGAAGGCCCATGTGGTCCTGTGCAGCACGGATACGACCATGCCGGCGCAGGAGATCCGGGCGCTGTACAGCGCCCGGTTCCAACTGGAGTTCGTCTTCCGTGATGCCAAGCAGTTCGCGGGGCTGACGACCTGCCAACTGCGGTCGACGACGGGGCTGGAGAATCACTGGAACGCCGCGTGTTTCGCGTTGTCGCTGGGTCGTGCGGAGCAACTGCTGGAGCGGTCTGCCCGTACGGGCAGACCGGCGGGCGTGGTGCCGTTTTCGTACGAGGATGTGAAGCGCCGCGCGTATAACAGGCTGTTTGCCTCGCGAATTATGGCCAATCTGGGTCTTTCACGGCGATTCGCTGAATTGGAGGAACATCCGTCCAGGCCGCTGGATCTCGGCGTCAAAGCTGCTTGA
- a CDS encoding DUF4132 domain-containing protein: MSGDVQDLLRASQQPWKAAFEARLASLPTELAGPLGALHRGSSDPQVREGQQQAVTDLLHTSTPEVRQLIAAAFFPQFPELAARTLEALLTRHPYPQGYARRAFRAPGHRLAAAHAQAWLWQTWHATREYPQPIGWFAVHAGLLNAWQAHGLGLLLGQAISDGNEEVYGVLRDTAGTQHPVARMGRHVPGALLSSTREDAWTLAEGLLLAAQRQEGLRQVILETVDEASPDAFTRLLRLILKEDLLRFAATLRAACVWFGLNYDVTDLKTVRAHLTQALAFLGDPAAARATVTTGAGVDTYLALFTLAMRDAVHAADLARPLLGDADAARRMAAAQYLTAAELLTDDDRRTLLRDPDLRLAALAGSAVNRWAGSDLFTFEAFETYAQRLPESARHDPLLFPWLGQIPARDSALDALPTLRGGRPFTVLAPHLNGMSVYGKTAVLRALGEQAKAAPLDAPTRALLLTLLQDRNSSVSQEAVTVMAHFTPEPAEIGAVHTLLKRRSADLRRGLIRLLASDPAQAQASAHTLLGGNTDQRQAALQLLIETGGTLPGDFRPKNVTEQTLLARLTDPGSQVSLHDGLGLFDPSRLTRPAPLHARTRDYPAELQRGAALLRSLDALIVQHRETPLVGVGWDGRETVLLGNVSPWYLRPGRDGQPMPLDDLWQAWWNARPDAQDGDLTRMRWTLAHFVARNDTTESELQSELDGAELGPATQVAADISDADGSGADADSSDAPTATQVFQDFQRIFRLTLGPLVAMRLEHPDIARVIVDALHDQHATHTDTEMALDAWETALSHVPLDLELWVDPRYSWRRDDPRDLLDPLRPRGAWVSWTAEHVQRLWNVTLHLGQAFPELPRQRPDTALLLRAYEHGWANRDDLLDQLIGARPERAGYSSGSDFRDLGAYTRRTVRADLPTHPDWLSAVNAVRERVLEVELARGDLETPATRPALALQGAHGADLPLRLLAALGKNSLKRGYQGRNESRDVTFSHLIRVSFPLPGDTPAGFRAQAQALKLTDARLLDLAMFAPQWAPLVSGALGWRGLQDGVYWLHAHTRDSNWSVPQDVRDAWEAEITERTPLSAADLTEGAVDVEWFRRTHGALGAQRFAALLDAAKYASSSGGHKRAETFARAVLGELDETELRARIHDRRNQDAVRALGLLPLPRTKGAARAKASAARHVTERYRVISEFRRGARQFGAQRQASERRAADIGLHNLARTAGYTDPQRLVWAMEARTAPDWTQTVTVDGVTLGIALTDAGEASLTVRRDEKTLKTLPPALKKVPEVIALRESVTELNATRLRMRAALEDAMIRGDHLQPQELSDLAAHPVIAPMLRSLVWVMNEEHAGWWQGDTLGTPGGPRVIGEHALRLAHPHDLFTLGQWPAFQAQVMERSVTQPFRQVFREYYPPTPAEADAKRSTRFDGHHVQPGKAAALLKTRGWVPVPEEGVRKTWHAEGLNVWIDTSLGYGTPNEVEGTPLNAAYFLPHGATEPLTLSQVPPRVFSETMRDLDLVVSVAHVGGVDPEATQSTTEMRAALLRETLRLLQLGNVRLENDHALIDGHHARYTVHLGSGTVHRQPGGSLCIIPVHNAHQGRVFLPFADPDPRTAEVVSKVLLLAEDRRIQDPTILEQLR, from the coding sequence ATGAGCGGGGACGTGCAGGACCTGCTGCGCGCCAGTCAGCAGCCCTGGAAGGCGGCGTTCGAGGCGCGGCTGGCTTCCCTGCCCACGGAACTGGCCGGGCCGCTCGGCGCACTCCACCGGGGAAGCAGCGACCCGCAGGTCCGCGAGGGCCAGCAGCAGGCCGTCACGGACCTCCTGCACACCAGCACGCCAGAAGTCCGGCAGCTCATCGCGGCCGCGTTCTTCCCGCAGTTCCCGGAGCTGGCGGCCCGCACGCTGGAGGCCCTGCTCACCCGCCACCCGTACCCGCAGGGGTACGCCCGCCGCGCCTTCCGCGCCCCCGGTCACCGGCTGGCCGCCGCGCACGCGCAGGCGTGGCTGTGGCAGACCTGGCACGCCACCCGCGAGTACCCGCAGCCTATCGGGTGGTTCGCGGTGCACGCGGGCCTGCTGAACGCCTGGCAGGCGCACGGCCTGGGCCTGCTGCTCGGGCAGGCGATCAGCGACGGCAACGAGGAAGTGTACGGCGTGCTGCGCGACACGGCGGGCACGCAGCACCCGGTGGCGCGCATGGGCCGCCACGTGCCCGGCGCCCTGCTGAGCAGCACCCGCGAGGACGCCTGGACGCTCGCCGAGGGCCTGCTGCTCGCCGCGCAGCGCCAGGAGGGCCTGCGTCAGGTGATCCTCGAGACGGTGGACGAGGCCAGCCCGGACGCCTTCACCCGCCTGCTGCGCCTGATCCTGAAAGAGGACCTGCTGCGCTTCGCCGCGACCCTGCGCGCCGCGTGCGTGTGGTTCGGCCTGAACTACGACGTGACCGACCTGAAAACGGTACGCGCCCACCTCACGCAGGCGCTCGCCTTCCTGGGCGACCCGGCTGCCGCCCGCGCCACTGTGACGACCGGGGCGGGCGTGGACACGTACCTCGCGCTGTTCACGCTCGCCATGCGCGACGCCGTGCACGCCGCCGACCTCGCCCGCCCGCTGCTGGGGGACGCCGACGCCGCCCGCCGCATGGCCGCCGCGCAGTACCTGACGGCCGCCGAACTCCTCACGGACGACGACCGCCGGACCCTTCTGCGCGACCCGGACCTGCGCCTCGCCGCGCTGGCGGGCAGCGCCGTGAACCGCTGGGCGGGCAGCGACCTCTTCACCTTCGAGGCATTTGAAACCTACGCCCAGCGCCTGCCGGAATCGGCGCGGCACGACCCGCTCCTGTTCCCGTGGCTGGGGCAGATTCCGGCCCGCGACTCCGCCCTGGACGCCCTGCCCACCCTGCGCGGCGGGCGGCCCTTCACGGTCCTCGCCCCGCACCTGAACGGCATGAGCGTGTACGGCAAGACGGCCGTGCTGCGCGCCCTGGGCGAACAGGCGAAGGCGGCGCCGCTGGACGCCCCGACCCGCGCCCTGCTGCTGACCCTGCTTCAGGACCGCAACAGCAGCGTCTCGCAGGAAGCCGTGACCGTCATGGCGCACTTCACGCCCGAGCCCGCCGAGATCGGCGCCGTGCACACCCTGCTGAAACGCAGGAGCGCCGACCTGAGGCGCGGCCTGATCCGCCTGCTCGCCAGCGACCCCGCCCAGGCGCAGGCCAGCGCCCACACCCTGCTCGGCGGGAACACCGACCAGCGGCAGGCGGCCCTGCAACTCCTGATCGAGACGGGCGGCACCCTGCCCGGCGACTTCCGCCCGAAGAACGTCACCGAGCAGACCCTGCTCGCGCGCCTGACGGACCCCGGCTCGCAGGTCAGCCTGCACGACGGGCTGGGCCTGTTCGACCCGTCCCGCCTGACCCGCCCCGCGCCCCTGCACGCGCGCACGCGGGACTACCCGGCGGAATTGCAGCGCGGCGCGGCCCTGCTGCGCAGCCTGGACGCCCTGATCGTCCAGCACCGCGAGACGCCCCTGGTGGGCGTCGGCTGGGACGGCCGCGAGACCGTGCTGCTCGGCAACGTCAGCCCCTGGTACCTGCGGCCCGGCCGGGACGGGCAACCCATGCCGCTCGATGACCTGTGGCAGGCGTGGTGGAACGCCCGCCCGGACGCGCAGGACGGCGACCTGACCCGCATGCGCTGGACGCTGGCGCACTTCGTCGCCCGCAACGACACCACCGAAAGCGAACTGCAGAGCGAACTGGACGGCGCGGAACTGGGTCCTGCCACGCAGGTCGCGGCCGACATCTCCGACGCGGACGGCAGTGGAGCTGATGCCGATAGTTCCGATGCCCCCACTGCAACGCAGGTATTCCAGGACTTCCAGCGTATCTTCCGCCTCACGCTCGGGCCTCTTGTCGCCATGCGGCTGGAGCACCCGGACATCGCACGCGTGATCGTGGACGCCCTGCACGATCAGCACGCCACGCACACCGACACCGAGATGGCGCTGGACGCCTGGGAGACGGCCCTGAGTCACGTGCCGCTTGACCTCGAGTTGTGGGTCGATCCCAGATATTCCTGGCGCAGGGACGACCCCCGCGACCTGCTCGACCCGCTGCGCCCGCGTGGTGCCTGGGTCAGCTGGACGGCGGAGCACGTGCAGCGCCTGTGGAACGTGACCCTGCACCTGGGGCAGGCGTTCCCGGAGCTGCCGCGTCAACGGCCGGACACCGCGCTGCTGCTGCGCGCATACGAGCACGGCTGGGCGAACCGCGACGACCTGCTCGACCAGCTGATCGGAGCACGCCCGGAACGCGCAGGGTATTCCTCCGGCAGCGACTTCCGTGACCTGGGCGCCTACACGCGCCGGACCGTCCGGGCGGACCTGCCCACCCACCCGGACTGGCTGAGCGCCGTGAACGCCGTGCGCGAGAGGGTGCTGGAGGTGGAACTGGCGCGCGGGGATCTGGAGACGCCGGCCACGCGGCCCGCGCTGGCCCTGCAGGGCGCGCACGGTGCGGACCTGCCGCTGCGTCTGCTGGCCGCCCTGGGCAAGAATTCCCTGAAGCGCGGCTACCAGGGCCGCAACGAGAGCCGCGACGTGACGTTCAGTCACCTGATCCGCGTGTCGTTCCCGCTGCCGGGCGACACGCCCGCCGGGTTCCGCGCGCAGGCGCAGGCGCTGAAACTGACGGACGCGCGTCTGCTGGACCTCGCGATGTTCGCGCCGCAGTGGGCGCCGCTGGTGTCCGGCGCACTCGGCTGGCGGGGGTTGCAGGACGGCGTGTACTGGCTGCACGCGCACACCCGCGACAGCAACTGGAGCGTCCCGCAGGACGTCCGTGACGCGTGGGAGGCCGAGATCACCGAACGCACGCCCCTGAGCGCGGCCGACCTGACCGAGGGCGCCGTGGACGTCGAGTGGTTCCGGCGGACCCACGGGGCGCTGGGCGCGCAGCGGTTCGCGGCGTTGCTGGACGCCGCGAAGTACGCCAGCAGCAGCGGCGGGCACAAGCGGGCCGAAACGTTCGCCCGCGCGGTCCTCGGCGAGCTGGACGAAACGGAACTGCGCGCCCGTATTCACGACAGGCGCAACCAGGACGCCGTGCGCGCCCTGGGCCTGCTGCCCCTGCCACGCACGAAGGGGGCGGCGCGGGCGAAGGCGTCGGCGGCCCGTCACGTGACGGAACGCTACCGCGTGATCAGCGAGTTCCGGCGCGGCGCGCGGCAGTTCGGCGCTCAGCGGCAGGCCAGCGAGCGCCGCGCGGCCGACATCGGCCTGCACAACCTCGCCCGCACCGCCGGGTACACGGACCCGCAGCGGCTCGTGTGGGCCATGGAGGCCCGCACCGCGCCCGACTGGACGCAGACCGTCACCGTGGACGGCGTGACGCTCGGCATCGCCCTGACGGACGCCGGGGAGGCCAGCCTGACTGTCCGGCGCGACGAGAAGACCCTCAAAACCCTGCCGCCCGCCCTGAAGAAGGTGCCGGAGGTGATCGCCCTCCGGGAGAGCGTCACCGAGCTGAATGCCACGCGTCTGCGCATGCGCGCCGCGCTGGAGGACGCCATGATCCGCGGCGACCACCTGCAACCGCAGGAACTGAGTGACCTGGCCGCGCACCCCGTCATCGCGCCCATGCTGCGCAGCCTCGTGTGGGTCATGAACGAGGAGCACGCCGGGTGGTGGCAGGGCGACACCCTGGGCACGCCCGGCGGCCCCCGGGTGATCGGCGAGCACGCCCTGCGGCTCGCGCACCCGCACGACCTGTTCACGCTCGGGCAGTGGCCAGCCTTCCAGGCGCAGGTCATGGAACGCAGCGTCACGCAGCCGTTCAGGCAGGTGTTCCGCGAGTACTACCCGCCCACCCCGGCCGAGGCGGACGCGAAACGCAGCACCCGCTTCGACGGGCATCACGTGCAGCCCGGCAAGGCCGCCGCCCTCCTGAAAACACGCGGCTGGGTGCCGGTGCCCGAGGAAGGCGTCCGCAAGACCTGGCACGCCGAGGGCCTCAACGTGTGGATCGACACCAGCCTCGGCTACGGCACCCCGAACGAGGTCGAGGGCACCCCGCTGAACGCCGCGTACTTCCTGCCGCACGGCGCGACCGAACCCCTGACGCTCTCACAGGTGCCGCCCCGCGTGTTCAGCGAGACCATGCGCGACCTCGACCTCGTCGTGTCCGTCGCGCATGTGGGTGGCGTGGACCCGGAAGCCACGCAGAGCACCACCGAGATGCGCGCCGCCCTGCTGCGCGAGACGCTGCGCCTCCTGCAACTCGGCAACGTCCGCCTGGAGAACGACCACGCTCTGATCGACGGGCATCACGCGCGCTACACCGTGCACCTCGGCAGCGGCACCGTGCACCGCCAGCCCGGCGGATCCCTGTGCATCATTCCCGTGCACAACGCGCACCAGGGCCGGGTGTTCCTGCCGTTCGCGGACCCCGACCCGCGCACCGCCGAGGTCGTCAGCAAGGTCCTGCTGCTCGCCGAGGACCGCAGGATCCAGGACCCCACCATCCTCGAACAGCTGCGCTGA
- a CDS encoding aldo/keto reductase has protein sequence MRTPTTRVKLSDGRTLGRSGLIVSPLALGTMTFGNAAWGSPDDVSGQVFDTYLQGGGNFIDTADVYSGGRSEELVGRFIAERGVRDQVVLATKSGFNVQPGNPHAGGNGRKHIHAALNASLRRLGTDYVDLYWLHVYDMVTPAEEVLQTMGDLVRSGQIRYFGLSDIPAWYATKMATLAQAHHVPGPVASQLEYSLVARQLEAEHRPAAADSGMGLVPWSPLAGGFLTGKYTRADTASQGRLSGSNPFQGPFTKFTDRNWAILDTLREVAAQTGHTPAQVALAWAAAQPGVTSTLIGASTPAQLAANLASLEVQLTPEHLGTLDRVSSPGPDFFSPGLQRAVFGGVSVQGWPVPG, from the coding sequence ATGCGCACCCCCACCACACGCGTGAAGCTGAGCGACGGGCGCACGCTGGGCCGCTCCGGCCTGATCGTCAGCCCGCTGGCGCTGGGCACCATGACCTTCGGGAACGCCGCCTGGGGTTCCCCGGACGACGTGTCCGGGCAGGTGTTCGACACCTACCTGCAGGGCGGCGGGAACTTCATCGACACGGCCGACGTGTACTCCGGCGGGCGCAGCGAGGAACTCGTGGGCCGCTTCATCGCCGAGCGCGGCGTCCGCGATCAGGTGGTCCTGGCGACCAAGTCCGGCTTCAACGTCCAGCCCGGCAACCCGCACGCTGGCGGGAACGGCCGCAAGCACATCCACGCCGCCCTCAATGCGTCTCTGCGGCGCCTCGGGACCGACTACGTCGACCTGTACTGGCTGCACGTGTACGACATGGTCACGCCCGCAGAAGAGGTTTTGCAGACCATGGGTGATCTGGTGCGCTCGGGGCAGATCCGTTATTTCGGCCTGTCGGACATCCCCGCGTGGTACGCCACGAAGATGGCCACGCTGGCGCAGGCGCACCACGTGCCGGGACCGGTCGCCAGTCAGCTGGAGTACTCACTGGTGGCCCGGCAACTGGAAGCCGAGCATCGTCCCGCCGCCGCCGACAGCGGCATGGGCCTCGTGCCCTGGAGTCCGCTGGCCGGCGGGTTCCTGACCGGCAAGTACACCCGCGCCGACACGGCCAGCCAGGGACGCCTGAGCGGCAGCAACCCGTTCCAGGGTCCGTTCACGAAATTCACGGACCGCAACTGGGCGATCCTGGACACCCTGCGGGAAGTCGCCGCGCAGACCGGCCACACGCCCGCGCAGGTGGCCCTCGCGTGGGCGGCGGCGCAACCGGGCGTGACATCCACCCTGATCGGGGCCAGCACACCCGCGCAGCTCGCGGCGAACCTCGCCTCGCTGGAGGTGCAGCTCACGCCAGAGCACCTGGGCACGCTGGACCGGGTCAGTTCGCCCGGCCCCGACTTCTTCTCGCCCGGCCTGCAACGCGCTGTCTTCGGCGGCGTGTCGGTCCAGGGCTGGCCTGTGCCGGGCTGA
- a CDS encoding SDR family NAD(P)-dependent oxidoreductase, producing MQTLPSNDDLLSSLPTDTRLAGRTAIVTGSTGGIGEATARVLAASGAHVIVSGRDAARARHVADSILRAGGQATAVTADLSGTPDDVRTFARHATDALGGQVDILVNNAGVYPVTATEDLTDDDLEAILNVNIRAPHVLVAAIAPGMAARGSGHIVNIGSWMARTGTASGALYTASKAAAEQLGRNWAAEYGPRGVRVNTVAPGVTLTPGNAAHGAVLDAMTAATVAARPVRPVDVAHAVRFLLTDEAAFIHGSVLDVDGGISHTRLRF from the coding sequence ATGCAGACCCTACCCAGCAACGACGACCTGCTCTCCAGTCTTCCCACCGACACCCGCCTCGCCGGGCGCACGGCCATCGTCACCGGGTCCACGGGCGGCATCGGCGAGGCCACCGCGCGCGTCCTGGCCGCCTCGGGCGCACACGTGATCGTCAGCGGACGCGACGCTGCCCGCGCCCGGCACGTCGCCGACAGCATCCTGCGGGCTGGCGGGCAGGCGACCGCCGTCACCGCCGACCTGTCCGGCACGCCCGACGACGTGCGCACCTTCGCGCGCCACGCCACCGACGCCCTCGGCGGGCAGGTGGACATCCTGGTCAACAATGCCGGCGTGTACCCCGTCACCGCCACCGAGGACCTGACCGACGACGACCTCGAAGCGATCCTGAACGTCAACATCCGCGCCCCGCACGTGCTGGTGGCGGCCATCGCGCCGGGCATGGCCGCGCGCGGCAGTGGCCACATCGTCAACATCGGGTCGTGGATGGCCCGAACCGGCACGGCCAGCGGCGCGCTGTACACCGCCTCGAAAGCAGCCGCCGAACAGCTCGGGCGCAACTGGGCCGCCGAGTACGGGCCGCGCGGCGTGCGCGTGAACACGGTCGCGCCCGGCGTCACCCTGACCCCCGGCAACGCCGCGCACGGCGCGGTCCTGGACGCCATGACGGCCGCCACGGTCGCCGCCCGGCCCGTGCGCCCGGTCGATGTCGCCCACGCCGTGCGCTTCCTGCTCACGGACGAGGCGGCCTTCATTCACGGCAGCGTTCTGGACGTGGACGGCGGCATCAGCCACACCCGGCTGCGCTTCTGA
- a CDS encoding winged helix-turn-helix transcriptional regulator, with the protein MQAVKPAAPPPPTGTPRSGCPVSLGLDIFGDRWTLLIVRDLMFSGKRHYREMLASDEHISSNILADRLKTLLGEGIITKTADPTHQQKVIYSLTEKGVSLLPILMAISDWSHAHRPVSDAYLPAPAPATLPPAWQQELDRVRAAHLNPELL; encoded by the coding sequence ATGCAAGCAGTGAAACCGGCCGCCCCCCCACCCCCCACCGGAACGCCCCGGTCAGGCTGCCCCGTCAGCCTCGGCCTCGACATCTTCGGAGACCGCTGGACCCTCCTGATCGTGCGCGACCTGATGTTCAGCGGCAAACGCCACTACCGCGAGATGCTCGCCTCCGACGAACATATCTCCTCGAACATCCTCGCCGACCGCCTCAAAACCCTGCTGGGCGAGGGCATCATCACCAAAACCGCCGACCCCACCCACCAGCAGAAAGTCATCTACAGCCTCACCGAGAAGGGCGTCTCACTGCTGCCCATCCTGATGGCGATCAGCGACTGGAGCCACGCCCACCGCCCCGTCAGCGACGCGTACCTTCCCGCGCCCGCCCCGGCGACCCTGCCGCCCGCCTGGCAGCAGGAACTGGACCGCGTGCGCGCCGCGCACCTGAACCCGGAACTGCTGTAG
- a CDS encoding PucR family transcriptional regulator → MTVTLAALREALGLSHTAGDEVVLDVEAAVRAVPDVPAADVRAAFTRLQADTLRPHLPGLRALLDGAQRALNHPQPEAALARWLAGVTGGEVTVRASWGDVVAHAGHAPDGAELTEVPLAFERRPVGTLHLRADPGWADLAALIAELLRLARLQAAAAGAARRRVGERQFEALLSGDAAQLPPGEGFTVAALRLDGPPPRSARAREARTAQLDVLCSVGEGFFYRRGLTSLTAVRAQGDSDVSVWLWPAADPAGAAGLHEALLNATAAPFRLGVSRPHADPGAVGAALREAAQALAHAGPRGSATFTQPDPLRPLLDSPERAAHAADWQARLRAGDPDGKLAATLRAYLGHTGSLAVLADEMNLHLNTLRYRLKRIEELLGGQLGDPAFVARVYLAFGEVP, encoded by the coding sequence ATGACGGTGACGCTCGCGGCGTTGCGGGAGGCGCTGGGCCTCTCCCACACAGCAGGCGATGAGGTTGTGCTGGACGTGGAAGCGGCTGTTCGTGCGGTGCCTGACGTTCCGGCAGCGGACGTCCGCGCCGCGTTCACTCGCCTCCAGGCAGACACGCTAAGGCCGCACCTGCCGGGCCTGCGCGCCCTGCTGGACGGCGCGCAGCGCGCCCTGAACCACCCGCAACCGGAGGCGGCGCTGGCCCGCTGGCTGGCAGGGGTGACGGGCGGCGAGGTGACCGTGCGGGCCAGCTGGGGCGACGTCGTGGCGCACGCCGGGCACGCTCCGGACGGCGCGGAACTGACCGAGGTGCCCCTGGCGTTCGAGCGGCGCCCGGTCGGGACGCTACACCTGCGCGCCGATCCCGGCTGGGCGGATCTGGCGGCGCTGATCGCGGAACTGCTGCGGCTGGCGCGGCTTCAGGCGGCGGCGGCGGGCGCGGCGCGGCGGCGGGTCGGCGAGCGGCAGTTCGAGGCACTGCTCTCGGGGGACGCGGCGCAACTCCCACCCGGCGAGGGCTTCACGGTCGCCGCGCTGCGCCTGGACGGCCCGCCCCCGCGTTCAGCCCGCGCGCGGGAGGCCCGCACGGCGCAGCTGGACGTGCTGTGCAGCGTCGGTGAGGGCTTCTTCTACCGCCGGGGGCTGACCAGCCTGACCGCCGTACGCGCACAGGGGGACAGTGACGTGAGCGTGTGGCTGTGGCCCGCCGCCGATCCGGCCGGGGCGGCCGGGTTGCACGAGGCGCTGCTGAACGCCACAGCCGCCCCGTTCCGCCTGGGCGTGAGCCGCCCGCACGCCGACCCCGGCGCGGTGGGCGCGGCGCTGCGGGAGGCGGCGCAGGCCCTCGCGCACGCCGGGCCGCGCGGGTCGGCCACCTTCACGCAGCCCGACCCCCTGCGGCCCCTGCTGGACAGCCCAGAGCGGGCCGCGCACGCCGCCGACTGGCAGGCCCGACTGCGCGCCGGGGACCCGGACGGGAAACTGGCCGCCACTCTGCGCGCCTACCTGGGCCACACGGGCTCACTGGCCGTGCTGGCAGATGAGATGAACCTGCACCTGAACACCCTGCGTTACCGCCTGAAGCGAATCGAGGAGCTGCTGGGCGGGCAGCTGGGCGACCCGGCGTTCGTCGCGCGGGTGTACCTCGCGTTCGGGGAGGTGCCCTGA